One genomic region from Quercus robur chromosome 4, dhQueRobu3.1, whole genome shotgun sequence encodes:
- the LOC126721066 gene encoding UDP-glucose flavonoid 3-O-glucosyltransferase 6-like encodes MKKAELVFVPSPGMGHLVSILEIAKLLVARDDRLCITVLIMRLSIDSKLAAYIESLNDSSYTECIQFIDLPQTSFKQETNPMVFVSSFIESQKPHVKEAVTKLKETRSGSNSPRLAGFVVEMFCSSMVDVANDFGVPTYLFFPSSASFLRLMLHLQTLRDEQKQDITEFKDSDAKLVLSSFVNPIPARVLPGVVLDREGGTLILDYARRWRETKGIIVNTFLELESYAIHSFSDATNTPPVYPVGPILNLKGEDSHVGSGDQRSDIMKWLDDQPQSSVVFLCFGSRGGFGDNQVKEIAKALERGGFLFLWSLRRPPPKGEVFAFPTEHENLEEVLPEGFLDRTARIGKIIGWAPQVAILSHPAIGGFVSHCGWNSILESLWFGVPIATWPLYAEQQFNAFEMVKEMELAAEIVLDYLTEYTDNQIIVTSEEIERGIKQLMENDSKIRKNVKEMTEKGRKALMDGGSSHFSLGRIIDDVITDSMP; translated from the coding sequence ATGAAGAAAGCAGAGCTAGTTTTCGTTCCTTCACCGGGTATGGGTCACCTCGTTTCAATACTGGAGATTGCAAAGCTTCTCGTTGCTCGAGATGACAGGCTCTGTATCACAGTCCTCATCATGAGGCTTTCAATAGATTCCAAGCTGGCCGCCTACATCGAATCTCTCAATGATTCCTCGTATACTGAATGTATACAGTTTATTGATCTCCCTCAAACTTCTTTCAAACAAGAAACCAACCCCATGGTTTTCGTTTCTTCATTCATTGAAAGTCAGAAACCCCATGTTAAAGAAGCTGTTACTAAGCTCAAAGAGACAAGGTCAGGTTCTAACTCTCCTCGACTTGCCGGATTTGTGGTCGAGATGTTCTGTTCATCTATGGTAGACGTGGCTAATGACTTTGGGGTACCTACTTATTTGTTTTTCCCATCGAGTGCAAGCTTTCTCAGACTCATGCTTCATCTCCAAACCCTTCGTGATGAGCAAAAGCAGGATATAACTGAGTTCAAAGACTCAGATGCTAAGTTGGTCTTGTCAAGTTTTGTGAACCCAATCCCAGCTAGGGTCTTGCCTGGTGTGGTGCTCGACAGAGAAGGGGGCACTCTGATCCTTGATTATGCTAGAAGGTGGAGAGAAACTAAAGGTATCATTGTGAACACGTTTTTGGAACTCGAATCCTATGCAATTCACTCATTTTCTGATGCTACAAATACTCCACCTGTTTACCCTGTGGGACCCATCTTGAACTTGAAGGGTGAAGATAGTCATGTGGGGTCGGGTGATCAAAGGTCTGATATCATGAAATGGCTTGATGATCAGCCTCAATCATCTGTGGTGTTCTTGTGCTTTGGGAGTAGGGGAGGTTTTGGTGACAATCAAGTGAAGGAGATTGCAAAAGCATTAGAACGAGGTGGGTTTCTATTTTTGTGGTCCTTACGCCGACCCCCTCCAAAGGGAGAGGTCTTTGCATTTCCCACTGAGCATGAGAATTTGGAGGAAGTCTTGCCAGAAGGATTTTTGGATCGGACGGCTAGGATTGGAAAGATCATTGGATGGGCTCCACAAGTGGCAATCTTATCACATCCTGCAATTGGAGGCTTTGTATCGCATTGCGGGTGGAATTCAATATTGGAAAGCCTTTGGTTTGGTGTGCCAATTGCTACATGGCCACTCTATGCTGAACAACAGTTTAATGCCTTTGAGATGGTCAAGGAGATGGAATTAGCTGCGGAGATCGTGTTGGATTATCTAACAGAATATACTGATAACCAAATTATTGTGACTTCTGAGGAGATTGAAAGGGGAATAAAGCAACTAATGGAGAATGACAGCAAGATTAGGAAAAATGTGAAGGAGATGACTGAAAAAGGTAGGAAGGCCTTGATGGATGGTGGATCTTCCCACTTTTCATTGGGTCGAATAATTGATGATGTTATTACAGATAGTATGCCATGA